The Leptospira sp. WS39.C2 genome contains a region encoding:
- a CDS encoding UbiA-like polyprenyltransferase, with the protein MNFFKNLFLYAKMVKFSHTLFALPFAGISFVLAYLESNLETGDLLRIGALILVCMVSARSAAMGFNRYVDSEIDEKNPRTQNREIPAGKISKLSALLFIGLSAFIFIFASFFVNKLAFLLSFPALFILFLYSLTKRFTLFCHLVLGFAISLAPLGAWIAITETVNLVPILFSLGLLFHISAFDVLYAIQDMDFDAKEKLHSIPAKLGETKSRIIAVILHGLSFVFFILAGISAELGFMYFLILSVIGILVLYEHKISYQYKQKDLPLIFYQINSWISVVLFLAILFDKWNEFLLKISSGISFR; encoded by the coding sequence ATGAACTTCTTCAAAAATCTATTTCTTTACGCTAAAATGGTAAAATTTTCCCACACACTTTTTGCTTTGCCCTTTGCTGGCATTAGTTTTGTCCTAGCATACCTTGAGTCAAACCTCGAAACGGGGGATTTGCTTCGGATTGGAGCCTTGATCCTTGTTTGTATGGTGAGTGCCCGGAGTGCCGCCATGGGTTTCAATCGGTATGTAGATTCCGAGATCGATGAAAAAAATCCCCGCACACAAAACAGAGAAATTCCCGCTGGGAAAATCTCAAAACTATCCGCACTTCTTTTCATCGGTTTATCTGCCTTTATTTTTATTTTTGCCAGTTTCTTTGTGAACAAACTGGCATTCCTTCTTTCTTTCCCGGCACTTTTTATTTTATTTCTATATTCACTTACCAAACGATTCACCTTGTTTTGCCACTTGGTTCTTGGTTTTGCGATCTCACTTGCACCACTTGGTGCTTGGATTGCCATCACAGAGACTGTCAATTTAGTCCCTATTTTATTTTCTTTGGGACTGTTGTTTCATATTTCCGCCTTTGATGTGTTATATGCCATTCAAGATATGGACTTTGATGCCAAAGAAAAATTACATAGTATTCCTGCAAAACTTGGGGAAACTAAATCACGTATCATTGCTGTCATTTTACATGGACTATCGTTTGTGTTTTTTATTTTAGCGGGGATTAGTGCTGAACTTGGGTTTATGTATTTTTTAATCCTTTCTGTCATTGGAATTTTAGTTTTGTATGAACACAAAATTTCTTACCAATACAAACAAAAAGACTTACCTCTCATTTTTTACCAAATCAATTCTTGGATCAGTGTGGTTTTGTTTTTAGCAATCCTATTTGACAAATGGAATGAGTTTTTATTAAAAATTTCATCGGGTATTAGTTTCCGATGA
- a CDS encoding UbiX family flavin prenyltransferase: MKLVVGLAGASGSIYAARFLKALSEVEGETYITASPASLRIFSEEYETTVKTTEDILSFVEEKWKVKPKHKFHVRNFFDIGSDIASGSNVWDAMVVVPCSMKTVASMSAGLTENLIERAADVSLKERRRLIVVPRETPYNRIHLRNLLNLDEAGAIILPASPGFYQMPKNLDDLGDFIAGRIFNLLGLSQTLFPKWEG, encoded by the coding sequence ATGAAACTCGTTGTGGGCCTTGCTGGTGCGAGTGGGAGTATTTACGCGGCTCGATTTTTAAAAGCATTATCAGAAGTGGAAGGGGAAACATACATTACAGCAAGTCCTGCTTCTTTACGTATTTTTTCAGAAGAATATGAGACCACTGTAAAAACCACAGAAGACATTTTGTCTTTTGTGGAAGAGAAGTGGAAGGTAAAACCCAAACACAAATTTCACGTGCGCAATTTTTTTGACATTGGATCGGACATCGCCAGTGGTTCCAATGTTTGGGATGCGATGGTTGTTGTGCCTTGTAGTATGAAAACAGTGGCTTCGATGTCTGCGGGCCTTACGGAAAACTTAATTGAACGTGCGGCCGATGTTTCCTTAAAGGAAAGACGAAGGCTCATTGTTGTCCCAAGAGAAACTCCTTACAACCGCATCCACCTCCGCAATCTTCTCAATTTGGATGAAGCAGGGGCCATCATCCTTCCTGCTTCTCCAGGGTTTTACCAAATGCCAAAAAACTTAGATGACCTCGGTGATTTTATTGCAGGAAGGATATTTAATTTACTTGGACTCTCTCAAACTCTTTTCCCTAAGTGGGAGGGGTGA
- a CDS encoding acyl-CoA thioesterase, whose translation MVETIQNKLQDMELVTQHLVQPDDLNYHNNLFGGKMLSWIDEGMAMYVMNKIRYTNIVTMSMDNVVFRSPARAGDIIQIYGKIVKYGKSSVTSRTLAITNNPQTGKMSAVIESDITYVCLGENGKPTAYFRNFTPPT comes from the coding sequence ATGGTCGAGACAATTCAGAACAAACTGCAGGACATGGAACTTGTCACCCAACACTTGGTCCAACCAGACGATTTAAATTACCATAATAATCTTTTTGGTGGGAAAATGCTCTCCTGGATTGATGAAGGGATGGCAATGTATGTGATGAACAAAATTCGTTACACAAACATTGTCACAATGAGTATGGACAATGTTGTATTTCGTTCCCCAGCGCGAGCCGGAGACATCATCCAAATTTATGGAAAGATCGTAAAATACGGAAAATCTTCTGTCACTTCACGGACCCTCGCCATTACCAATAACCCACAAACAGGAAAAATGTCTGCTGTGATCGAAAGTGACATCACCTATGTTTGTTTAGGTGAAAATGGAAAACCAACGGCTTATTTTAGAAACTTCACCCCTCCCACTTAG
- the pyrB gene encoding aspartate carbamoyltransferase, protein MYAYSHKNILDTLQFTKEDLNFLIERTNRMSALHESGKAFGILHGKLLASLFFEASTRTRMSFEAAMERLGGRLISTVGFQFSSISKGETLYDTMKMIEAYCDIAVIRHPVEGSSRIAAGAVNIPVINAGDGAGQHPTQALLDLYTIFSEKGKIDGLNIAFIGDLKYGRTIHSLINLLRHYPVHLYLISPEELKLPEKYKKNLEGFPMTWEETTDIKAIWDADVAYVTRIQEERFPDHREYEKLKDIYKVNKELVLASKKDTTILHPLPRVNELSTDVDDLPNAAYFRQAKYGVVVRMVLLCLSLGVNFD, encoded by the coding sequence ATGTACGCCTATTCCCACAAAAACATTTTAGACACCTTACAATTTACCAAAGAAGACCTAAACTTCTTAATCGAACGAACAAACCGGATGAGTGCGCTCCACGAATCAGGCAAAGCCTTTGGGATTTTACATGGCAAACTCCTGGCATCCTTGTTTTTCGAGGCAAGCACTCGGACTCGGATGAGTTTTGAAGCGGCCATGGAACGACTCGGAGGAAGGCTTATATCCACAGTGGGGTTTCAATTTTCTTCCATCTCTAAGGGTGAGACTTTATACGATACCATGAAGATGATTGAAGCCTATTGTGATATCGCTGTCATCCGCCACCCCGTAGAAGGTTCCTCTCGGATTGCTGCAGGTGCAGTCAACATCCCTGTCATCAATGCAGGAGATGGGGCAGGGCAACACCCTACACAAGCACTTCTCGATTTATATACCATCTTCTCGGAAAAAGGGAAAATTGATGGGCTAAACATTGCATTCATAGGTGATCTGAAGTATGGGCGCACCATCCACTCTCTCATTAACCTTCTACGCCATTACCCAGTCCATTTGTATCTCATTAGTCCCGAAGAATTAAAACTCCCCGAAAAGTATAAAAAGAACTTAGAGGGTTTTCCTATGACTTGGGAAGAAACCACTGACATCAAAGCCATTTGGGATGCTGATGTGGCGTATGTAACAAGGATCCAAGAAGAAAGGTTCCCAGACCACAGAGAGTATGAAAAACTAAAAGACATCTACAAAGTGAATAAGGAACTCGTACTTGCTTCCAAAAAAGATACTACCATCCTCCATCCACTCCCTCGTGTGAATGAACTTTCCACCGATGTTGATGATTTACCAAATGCAGCTTACTTCCGTCAGGCGAAATATGGTGTGGTTGTCCGAATGGTTTTACTCTGCTTAAGCCTTGGAGTGAATTTTGACTAA
- a CDS encoding DUF2203 domain-containing protein — translation MTKKIWTLEEAREVLPLVRDITKEYYLKASVLADDVRNKMLPENVLESKEEEIGDIIKHWTNEILNLQIDVKGLWLVDFDHGNGFYCWTWGEEDVLYEHGYHEGFRSRKLIEENKEENDSDK, via the coding sequence TTGACTAAAAAAATTTGGACCTTAGAAGAAGCTAGGGAAGTATTGCCCTTAGTTCGGGATATCACAAAAGAATATTATCTAAAGGCAAGTGTTTTAGCTGATGATGTGCGAAACAAAATGTTACCAGAAAATGTTTTGGAATCCAAAGAAGAAGAAATTGGAGACATCATCAAACATTGGACAAATGAAATCTTAAATCTTCAAATTGATGTTAAGGGATTGTGGCTTGTTGACTTTGATCATGGTAATGGTTTTTACTGTTGGACGTGGGGCGAAGAAGATGTGTTATACGAGCATGGTTATCATGAAGGATTTAGATCGAGAAAACTCATAGAGGAAAATAAAGAAGAAAATGACTCAGATAAATGA
- a CDS encoding LL-diaminopimelate aminotransferase, with protein MTQINENYLKLKAGYLFPEIGRRVKVYSEANQNAKIIRLGIGDVTLPLAPTIVNAMVDAAKEMGSAGGFHGYGPEQGYSFLIQKIIAHDYTARGVQISEDEVFVSDGSKCDCGNIQEIFSLDSKIAVVDPVYPVYVDTNVMAGRTGEVGPDGRYANIIYMPATEENNFEPDFPKEKPDIIYLCYPNNPTGMVATKARLTEWVNYAKKMGCIILYDSAYESFIQDNEIPKSIYEIPGAKEVAMEFRSFSKTAGFTGTRCAYLVIPKDLKGKTKSGEEVSFNSLWNRRHTTKFNGVSYVTQKGAEAVFSTQGQIEIKEQISYYMENAKLIREGLSKAGYKVFGGTNAPYIWLKTPRGLKSWEFFDELLGKAQVVGTPGSGFGPAGEGYFRLSAFGKREDVISAIERIQKM; from the coding sequence ATGACTCAGATAAATGAAAACTATTTAAAATTGAAAGCTGGATACTTATTCCCTGAAATTGGAAGACGGGTAAAAGTATATTCCGAAGCCAACCAAAATGCAAAAATCATCCGTCTTGGGATTGGTGATGTTACCCTTCCTTTGGCTCCGACGATTGTAAATGCCATGGTGGATGCGGCAAAAGAAATGGGAAGTGCTGGTGGATTCCATGGTTATGGACCAGAACAAGGGTATTCCTTTCTCATCCAAAAAATCATAGCTCATGATTATACCGCACGTGGTGTTCAAATTTCAGAAGACGAAGTGTTTGTTTCCGATGGATCCAAATGTGATTGTGGAAACATCCAAGAGATTTTTTCCCTCGATAGCAAAATTGCAGTCGTTGACCCTGTTTATCCTGTGTATGTGGATACTAATGTGATGGCAGGTAGAACGGGAGAAGTGGGCCCTGATGGACGTTATGCGAACATCATTTATATGCCTGCGACTGAAGAAAATAATTTTGAACCTGATTTTCCAAAAGAAAAACCAGATATCATTTATCTATGTTATCCGAATAACCCTACTGGGATGGTGGCAACAAAAGCTCGCCTTACTGAATGGGTGAATTATGCCAAAAAAATGGGATGTATCATTCTTTATGATTCTGCTTACGAATCTTTTATCCAAGACAATGAGATTCCAAAATCCATTTATGAAATCCCAGGGGCTAAAGAAGTAGCGATGGAATTTCGTTCCTTCTCTAAAACGGCAGGGTTTACAGGAACTCGCTGTGCCTACCTCGTGATCCCAAAAGACCTAAAAGGGAAAACAAAATCGGGCGAAGAAGTGAGTTTTAATTCCCTTTGGAACAGACGCCACACAACCAAATTCAATGGTGTTTCGTATGTCACACAAAAAGGGGCAGAAGCTGTGTTTTCTACCCAAGGCCAAATCGAGATCAAAGAACAAATTTCCTACTATATGGAAAATGCAAAACTCATCCGCGAGGGCCTTAGCAAAGCGGGTTACAAAGTGTTTGGCGGAACCAACGCTCCTTATATTTGGCTAAAAACCCCACGTGGACTCAAATCCTGGGAATTTTTTGACGAACTCCTCGGCAAAGCGCAAGTGGTGGGAACGCCCGGGTCGGGGTTTGGCCCAGCGGGAGAGGGGTATTTCCGACTTTCTGCCTTTGGAAAACGAGAAGATGTCATTTCTGCCATCGAACGCATCCAAAAAATGTAA
- a CDS encoding AraC family transcriptional regulator: MGKWKFILFFAMVVGHISHINAVSPEQTNLGILIFENKENLNFINVALSNLAPSQEEAQNTAQPGTTQTPDPSKKNLDFDYFKLLKAANQSDFSGNMWYLQSNYVYGFRQLRQAQGELKNIFEIVLQKYIEDARALLEAAAPAIIRSNDSNAKALLRLGFRDLRSSEDLYTTGLNSSPHQYRYKLTLYKEGILTLRRAKRFAILAMIYSKTPDEDKPEYQYRSNEDLKEARNEEKQRNYEKVRDTLINFIENKRMERTVVPPGNPDAKPLDLLEQHDDNYGFITSKKLDLLLEANAQIKETEGARRESVPPTPKFDENGKAVYPEEKKK; encoded by the coding sequence ATGGGAAAATGGAAATTCATCCTCTTTTTTGCAATGGTTGTGGGTCATATCTCCCACATCAATGCAGTATCTCCAGAACAGACGAATTTGGGGATTTTGATCTTTGAAAACAAAGAAAACTTAAATTTTATCAATGTGGCACTCAGTAATTTGGCGCCTTCACAAGAAGAAGCACAAAACACTGCCCAACCAGGAACAACCCAAACCCCAGATCCTTCCAAAAAGAATTTGGATTTTGATTATTTCAAACTCCTAAAAGCAGCGAACCAATCTGACTTTAGTGGGAATATGTGGTACTTACAAAGTAACTATGTATATGGATTCCGCCAACTCAGACAAGCCCAAGGGGAACTCAAAAACATCTTTGAAATTGTATTACAAAAATACATAGAAGATGCAAGAGCACTTCTAGAAGCAGCGGCACCAGCCATCATTCGTTCGAATGATAGCAACGCAAAAGCATTGTTACGTTTAGGTTTTCGTGACCTTCGTTCTTCGGAAGACCTATACACAACTGGTCTCAATTCAAGCCCACACCAATACCGTTATAAACTTACGCTCTACAAAGAAGGGATCTTGACACTCCGTCGTGCGAAACGTTTTGCCATCCTAGCGATGATTTATAGCAAAACTCCTGACGAAGACAAACCAGAATACCAATACCGTTCCAATGAAGATCTAAAAGAAGCTCGTAACGAAGAAAAACAACGTAACTACGAAAAGGTGAGAGATACACTCATCAACTTCATTGAAAACAAACGTATGGAAAGAACTGTTGTACCTCCAGGGAATCCAGATGCAAAACCATTGGATTTACTAGAACAACATGATGACAACTACGGTTTCATCACTTCTAAAAAATTAGATCTACTGCTTGAAGCAAACGCACAAATCAAAGAAACAGAAGGGGCGAGACGTGAGTCTGTTCCACCAACTCCAAAGTTTGACGAAAACGGAAAAGCAGTTTATCCAGAAGAAAAGAAGAAATAA
- a CDS encoding helix-turn-helix domain-containing protein → MKFESLYRHFLLTRASHIPVVDEKGELVGLLSKERVHRELSDLGKERVDLDQIPIEILETELNESVILYFKETSLIPVIGIDGEKKDNWDKPRFLAAFTKLESKQIRDPKLDSIESKLEKKKENLDSVQWFMELILSHFPDGLFATDVTGGTIFYNESFERDILTKSLFNDSIETAEKYLHNLNREVLASYLKEHDLSLGKEADTNVLTTMLPDLLSQVRIITLKKEKKVVGFLYHFVSSVSSLGAGKTKSEFPDLDLAFSSKLPLETILTEMEAHYIHKSLQRNSQNISHAASELGIPRTTLQNRIRFLNLSERFQNHKKERVVIPRKRSEKQFESEKEPLLNQILTKKKQSFPKKKTKTKDTKKGKSEKQTVPARKKTGNVKKGSKITPKATKKAKKRR, encoded by the coding sequence GTGAAGTTTGAATCACTCTATCGTCATTTTTTGCTCACAAGAGCCTCTCACATTCCCGTTGTAGACGAGAAAGGAGAACTTGTCGGTTTACTCTCCAAAGAGAGAGTCCATCGTGAGTTGTCTGATCTTGGAAAAGAAAGAGTAGACCTCGACCAAATTCCAATCGAGATTTTAGAAACCGAACTAAACGAATCTGTCATTTTATATTTCAAAGAAACTTCACTCATCCCGGTCATAGGAATTGATGGAGAAAAAAAAGACAATTGGGACAAACCAAGGTTCCTTGCCGCATTTACTAAACTAGAATCCAAACAAATCCGAGATCCAAAACTTGATTCTATAGAATCCAAACTTGAGAAAAAAAAAGAAAACCTAGATTCCGTCCAGTGGTTTATGGAACTCATCCTCTCCCATTTTCCAGACGGTCTTTTTGCCACCGATGTCACTGGGGGAACTATTTTTTATAATGAGAGTTTTGAACGAGATATTCTCACAAAATCATTGTTTAATGATTCCATAGAAACTGCTGAAAAATATTTACATAATTTGAATAGAGAAGTCCTTGCATCTTACTTAAAAGAACATGATTTGAGTTTGGGAAAAGAAGCAGATACCAATGTCCTAACAACGATGTTACCTGACTTATTATCTCAAGTGAGAATCATTACTTTAAAAAAAGAAAAAAAGGTCGTGGGGTTTTTATACCACTTTGTTTCTAGTGTTTCATCTTTAGGGGCGGGGAAAACAAAATCAGAATTCCCTGATTTGGATTTGGCCTTTTCATCCAAATTGCCATTGGAAACCATCCTTACGGAAATGGAAGCTCACTACATTCATAAATCCTTACAACGAAATTCACAAAATATTTCCCATGCCGCAAGTGAACTGGGAATCCCAAGGACTACCTTACAGAATAGAATACGGTTTCTAAATTTATCCGAACGATTTCAAAATCATAAAAAAGAAAGGGTGGTCATTCCAAGAAAACGATCGGAAAAGCAGTTTGAATCGGAAAAAGAGCCACTCCTAAACCAAATCCTAACGAAAAAAAAACAAAGTTTCCCTAAGAAAAAAACGAAAACAAAAGATACAAAGAAGGGAAAATCTGAGAAACAAACAGTACCCGCGCGGAAAAAAACAGGGAATGTGAAGAAAGGAAGCAAAATCACACCAAAAGCAACCAAAAAGGCAAAAAAAAGACGTTGA
- the rho gene encoding transcription termination factor Rho, with product MASRKQEEIQVNPPEEPTEYTNGIMDQDDASEPPKQFKKKKNRYEGPIPPPLDLVELKKKNINELADLAKGLGVENTHGLKKQNLMFALLQAQTEKDGQVHAAGVMERLPDGYGFLRSPDYNYVPGPDDIYVSPSQIKLFGLRTGDTVTGLIRPPKEAERFFAMLRVESINGFPVEVAQKRNLFDNLTPLYPDERINMEFDPSHLDTRVIDLMCPIGKGQRALIVAPPRTGKTVLMQSIANAITRNHPEIFLIVLLIDERPEEVTDMARHVKGEVVSSTFDEPAQRHVQVAEMVIEKAKRLVEHGKDVVILLDSITRLARAYNQVVPTSGKILSGGVDSNALHKPKRFFGAARNIEEGGSLTIIATALIDTGSRMDEVIFEEFKGTGNMEIHLDRKLADKRIFPAIDINRSGTRKEELLLPQDTLTRVFILRKVLSPMSITESMELLIEKMRGAKTNDQFLASMNTN from the coding sequence ATGGCATCACGCAAACAAGAAGAAATCCAAGTTAATCCTCCCGAAGAACCAACTGAATACACGAATGGCATCATGGACCAAGACGATGCTTCCGAACCACCGAAACAATTTAAGAAAAAAAAGAACCGGTATGAAGGGCCAATCCCTCCACCTCTTGATTTAGTCGAACTTAAGAAAAAAAACATCAATGAACTCGCTGACCTTGCGAAAGGTTTGGGAGTGGAAAACACTCATGGTTTGAAAAAACAAAACTTGATGTTTGCTCTCCTCCAAGCACAAACCGAAAAAGACGGACAAGTGCATGCAGCAGGGGTAATGGAAAGATTACCTGATGGTTATGGTTTCTTACGTTCACCTGACTACAATTATGTGCCAGGCCCAGATGATATTTATGTTTCTCCATCCCAAATCAAATTGTTTGGTCTAAGAACTGGCGATACTGTAACAGGTCTTATCCGACCACCAAAAGAAGCAGAACGATTTTTTGCGATGTTACGAGTGGAATCCATCAATGGTTTCCCAGTGGAAGTTGCACAAAAAAGAAATTTATTTGATAACCTAACACCACTTTATCCAGACGAAAGGATCAATATGGAATTTGATCCAAGCCATTTGGACACACGTGTGATTGACCTTATGTGCCCCATTGGAAAGGGACAAAGAGCACTGATCGTGGCTCCTCCAAGAACTGGTAAAACAGTTCTCATGCAATCCATCGCCAATGCCATCACTCGTAACCACCCTGAAATTTTCCTCATCGTACTTCTCATTGATGAACGTCCAGAAGAAGTAACCGACATGGCACGCCATGTTAAGGGTGAAGTTGTGAGTTCTACATTTGATGAACCAGCACAACGCCACGTCCAAGTAGCCGAAATGGTCATCGAAAAAGCAAAACGACTTGTGGAACATGGAAAGGATGTGGTCATCCTCCTTGACTCGATCACAAGGCTTGCTCGTGCTTACAACCAAGTGGTTCCTACTTCTGGAAAAATCCTTTCTGGTGGTGTGGACTCCAATGCCCTTCACAAACCAAAACGTTTTTTTGGTGCGGCAAGGAATATCGAAGAGGGTGGGTCTCTCACCATCATCGCCACAGCCCTCATTGATACGGGATCCCGAATGGATGAAGTGATTTTTGAGGAATTTAAGGGAACGGGAAATATGGAAATCCATTTGGACCGAAAACTTGCCGACAAACGAATTTTCCCTGCTATCGACATCAACCGTTCCGGTACAAGGAAAGAAGAACTCCTCCTCCCACAAGACACTCTCACTCGTGTTTTTATCCTCAGAAAAGTACTTTCTCCTATGAGTATCACCGAAAGTATGGAACTATTGATTGAAAAAATGCGTGGCGCGAAGACAAACGACCAATTCCTCGCCAGCATGAATACGAACTAA
- the rpmE gene encoding 50S ribosomal protein L31 produces MKTDIHPKYVAAKIKCACGTVIETRSTAGDISVEICSNCHPFFTGKSKLVDTTGRVDKFKKKYKMK; encoded by the coding sequence ATGAAAACTGACATCCATCCAAAATACGTTGCTGCCAAAATTAAATGTGCTTGTGGTACTGTGATTGAAACACGTTCCACTGCTGGGGACATCAGTGTGGAAATTTGTTCCAACTGCCATCCGTTCTTCACAGGAAAATCAAAACTTGTGGATACAACAGGCCGAGTAGACAAGTTCAAGAAAAAATACAAAATGAAGTAA
- a CDS encoding iron-sulfur cluster assembly scaffold protein: MAVMDFARYKEINDQRMNYREMEDATVVSYYRNTGCGDGYRIYLKLNENQVVEDASYTTTGCGFGIVALAMATEYAKGKSISDLKTLTPETLETLFEFPERRKNYPESAVAALKKAVEDYESGQGVPKENRITKAQTMELLHKDGHLRGAKLSSVMLEKEKLDGVDFSDADLHNAFLQNSSFVGANFQGANLKASFFNGADLRNANFRGADLRFAKLASAKIEGADFTDAIYDIGTRVDHSQMYIFDVMKKAGKDLYLKKEEGE, translated from the coding sequence ATGGCAGTAATGGACTTTGCTCGCTACAAAGAAATCAACGACCAAAGGATGAATTACCGTGAGATGGAAGACGCAACTGTCGTCTCCTATTACCGCAACACAGGTTGCGGAGACGGTTACCGCATTTATCTTAAGTTAAATGAAAATCAAGTTGTGGAAGACGCAAGTTATACCACCACAGGTTGTGGGTTTGGGATCGTGGCTCTTGCTATGGCAACTGAGTATGCGAAAGGCAAATCCATTTCTGATTTAAAAACCCTCACTCCAGAAACACTCGAAACTCTTTTTGAATTCCCTGAACGTAGGAAAAACTATCCAGAATCGGCTGTTGCTGCTCTCAAAAAAGCTGTAGAAGATTATGAATCTGGCCAAGGGGTTCCGAAAGAAAATCGAATCACCAAAGCACAAACCATGGAACTCCTCCATAAAGATGGCCACCTCCGCGGTGCGAAGTTGTCCAGTGTGATGTTAGAAAAAGAAAAATTAGACGGTGTTGATTTTTCAGATGCTGATTTGCACAATGCATTCTTACAAAATTCTAGTTTTGTTGGCGCAAACTTCCAAGGTGCGAATCTCAAGGCTTCTTTTTTTAATGGAGCAGATTTGCGTAACGCCAATTTCCGTGGTGCAGACCTAAGGTTTGCTAAACTTGCTTCCGCTAAAATAGAAGGTGCTGATTTTACGGATGCTATTTATGATATTGGAACACGTGTGGACCACAGCCAAATGTACATCTTTGATGTGATGAAAAAAGCAGGCAAAGACCTTTATCTGAAAAAAGAGGAAGGGGAATGA
- a CDS encoding STAS domain-containing protein, with translation MLIQSHRQENHLLLSIQRDVLMENSREFYQEFEKAIEGSNFGKLTMDFHLVKFLDSSGIGAVIKASSALHNRGVEIFVTNLNKNLNSVFRLSGLNHILSILTLDEYLSKFPEFQQTLEA, from the coding sequence ATGTTGATTCAAAGCCACCGTCAGGAAAACCACCTGTTACTCTCCATCCAAAGGGATGTCCTGATGGAAAATTCACGTGAATTTTACCAAGAGTTTGAGAAAGCAATTGAAGGTTCCAATTTTGGTAAACTCACCATGGACTTTCATTTGGTAAAATTTTTGGATTCTAGTGGGATTGGAGCTGTGATCAAAGCATCATCTGCCCTCCACAACCGTGGTGTGGAAATTTTTGTGACCAACCTCAATAAAAATCTCAATTCTGTATTTCGGTTATCTGGACTTAATCATATCCTTTCTATTTTGACTTTGGATGAATACCTTTCCAAATTTCCAGAGTTCCAACAAACTCTAGAGGCTTAA